In the Fibrobacter sp. UWB5 genome, one interval contains:
- a CDS encoding TIGR02147 family protein, giving the protein MKSVLEYKDYHLFMQDYYDERKRLGAFSWREFCKSAGFTSPNFLKLVCMGQSKLSKVKIDDVAKAMGLSGYEADYFREMVLFCNADKDEAKKAALLEMQRIALEHKVRVVDGDAFQYYESWKYPVLRELIPMMPGATPRDIADACKEHVSAEEVRDVLNFLVKAGFLKKDGEKVYSQTEQTVIGSQEALPIAIRAMHKEMANMAARAVDCYAPNERYFTGVTLSVNQEARERIAKELDACCRKVLSIANEYNDQDQVCRINFQFFPVTDNIKEVRHA; this is encoded by the coding sequence ATGAAATCGGTACTTGAATACAAGGACTATCACCTCTTTATGCAGGATTACTATGACGAACGCAAACGTCTCGGTGCGTTCTCGTGGCGTGAATTCTGCAAGAGTGCTGGCTTTACTTCGCCGAATTTTTTGAAGCTTGTGTGCATGGGCCAGAGCAAACTCAGCAAGGTCAAAATAGACGATGTGGCGAAGGCCATGGGGCTTAGCGGCTACGAGGCGGATTACTTCCGCGAAATGGTCTTGTTCTGCAATGCAGACAAAGACGAGGCCAAGAAGGCGGCTCTCCTCGAAATGCAGAGGATTGCGTTGGAGCACAAGGTGCGCGTGGTCGATGGCGATGCTTTCCAGTATTATGAGTCCTGGAAGTATCCGGTTTTAAGGGAACTGATTCCGATGATGCCGGGGGCGACTCCCCGCGACATAGCCGATGCGTGCAAAGAACATGTGTCTGCCGAAGAAGTGCGCGATGTACTGAATTTCTTGGTGAAGGCCGGGTTCCTGAAAAAGGACGGTGAAAAGGTTTATTCGCAGACGGAACAGACTGTAATCGGTTCGCAAGAGGCTTTGCCTATCGCCATTCGGGCCATGCACAAAGAGATGGCGAATATGGCCGCCCGCGCCGTGGATTGCTATGCGCCGAACGAACGTTATTTTACGGGCGTCACGCTCAGCGTGAATCAAGAGGCTAGAGAAAGAATTGCAAAAGAACTTGATGCCTGCTGCAGAAAGGTGCTTTCGATTGCGAACGAATACAACGACCAAGATCAGGTCTGCCGAATCAACTTTCAGTTTTTCCCGGTAACGGACAATATTAAAGAGGTGCGCCATGCTTAA
- a CDS encoding GH116 family glycosyl hydrolase, translated as MSIKDYLAGAKQAGSVQKLMTPGLAVEFIQPWYTPLSTTPSTTGIAVGGIGSTFTATPAGTTPVMNVMPGVQVRTEKPSDLRFNNFFFRESVVDAKATLEIGDFAGFTQMLAKYPLVDAKGEALFSAADLANQKKAEAKLNKAIAEKDFFKNNSADFERWHIEWSDRTAALLNKAGAELNRSAVIDFFNGVVGEKVVRQGALTAAWANDSEFLGQAGYDAAKMQYAALYPVSETKYEGKGVQITKTQSSYVTPGDERLSSLPVNATVFTLENTTKETREITIVQVQDCIAGYMAKKDRQGVQDSSFVLVPSARFPKGVKFSKQAKDGREVRGLEFYNEKPLAESDFNGCMGVSVAWNKKDNLNVSVKPMFYQDDAASVLKGALRSGRVCEAWVKNVYSGRETMAGAVAVTAVLKPKQKVSFQFNLVLDFPEIKLNKLTSAKKYTTFFPEAYGRVGAILVEALAADKNMDARLKAFEALVPKKAVAKLYKTAAKQDEFKSLAINTLSFLAEATVWDKDDRFLVRECADYPFFNSLDVYFYGSFSLMALMPRLDGVVMKRFGDAILAVNDNRRRHHEYVNHPFADLPDPKLEGPRAVRGAVIHDLGSPFDAEPDAYDWHNVKEWKDLAPKYVLMVLRHYVKTQDKQNLQDCKEAVYAAMQYLEKMVNEGENFPLTHGTDDTFDNLSSHGISVYCGSLWIAGLRAAAKIAEILGDKAQADTWNAKADAANKEFDEALWDEAEGYYHFFVTPMEAKDVVADKLPQLADAIKETLAIDGNNVKAALKTINEWLNAGVIPSDVELSKNELRGLKKAWLTAQCKDAFTASWNAKIANDCDDVFADTMLADTYLRLLGLKPISDEKKAKANLLRVFNTNYKANSPLIGAANLVRKDGSPLDEFNFQAHDVWIGIQYSIMCAMMHHGLEKQAADMGDSMIRNLYEEARIPFAAPEGFNGSCRLHPEALVKAFGLSATAADKMHKELLKKGALLADSRISPKLPRNLPAFTKAFGSIAKANKVEASALFMLLHSTALKYTAGKYFRPGMIFALL; from the coding sequence ATGAGCATTAAAGATTACCTCGCCGGCGCCAAACAGGCCGGTTCCGTCCAGAAGCTGATGACCCCGGGCCTCGCCGTGGAATTTATCCAGCCCTGGTACACCCCGCTTTCTACGACCCCTTCTACCACGGGTATTGCTGTCGGCGGTATCGGCTCGACATTCACCGCAACGCCTGCGGGCACCACTCCCGTGATGAACGTGATGCCGGGCGTGCAGGTTCGCACCGAAAAGCCCTCTGACCTCCGCTTCAACAACTTCTTCTTCCGCGAATCCGTGGTTGATGCAAAGGCCACTCTCGAAATCGGCGACTTCGCAGGCTTTACGCAAATGCTCGCCAAGTACCCGCTGGTGGACGCCAAGGGCGAAGCACTCTTCAGCGCCGCTGATCTCGCCAACCAGAAGAAGGCCGAGGCCAAGCTCAACAAGGCCATCGCCGAAAAGGATTTCTTCAAGAACAACTCTGCCGACTTTGAACGCTGGCACATTGAATGGAGCGACCGCACCGCAGCTCTCTTGAACAAGGCCGGTGCCGAACTCAACCGCAGCGCCGTCATTGACTTCTTCAACGGCGTCGTGGGCGAAAAGGTTGTGCGTCAGGGTGCCCTCACCGCCGCTTGGGCAAACGACAGCGAATTCTTGGGCCAGGCCGGTTACGATGCCGCCAAGATGCAGTACGCCGCCCTCTATCCGGTGAGCGAAACCAAGTACGAAGGCAAGGGCGTGCAGATTACCAAGACCCAGTCCAGCTACGTGACTCCGGGTGACGAACGTCTTTCTAGCCTCCCGGTGAACGCAACCGTGTTCACTCTCGAAAATACCACCAAGGAAACCCGCGAAATCACCATCGTGCAGGTGCAGGACTGCATCGCCGGTTACATGGCCAAGAAGGACCGTCAGGGCGTTCAGGACTCTAGCTTTGTGCTCGTTCCGTCTGCACGTTTCCCGAAGGGCGTGAAGTTCAGCAAGCAGGCCAAGGACGGCCGCGAAGTCCGCGGTCTCGAATTCTACAACGAAAAGCCGCTCGCCGAAAGCGATTTCAACGGTTGCATGGGCGTGTCTGTCGCTTGGAACAAGAAGGATAACCTGAACGTTTCCGTGAAGCCGATGTTCTACCAGGATGACGCTGCCAGCGTGCTGAAGGGCGCTCTCCGTAGCGGTCGCGTTTGCGAAGCCTGGGTCAAGAACGTTTACAGCGGCCGCGAAACGATGGCCGGTGCTGTCGCCGTTACCGCCGTCTTGAAGCCGAAGCAGAAAGTCAGCTTCCAGTTCAACCTGGTGCTCGACTTCCCCGAAATCAAGCTGAACAAGCTTACTTCCGCCAAGAAGTACACCACGTTCTTCCCCGAAGCCTATGGCCGCGTGGGCGCCATCCTGGTCGAAGCCCTCGCCGCCGACAAGAACATGGACGCACGCCTCAAGGCATTCGAAGCTCTCGTGCCGAAGAAGGCCGTGGCCAAACTCTACAAGACGGCCGCCAAGCAGGACGAATTCAAGAGCCTCGCCATCAACACGCTCAGCTTCCTCGCCGAAGCCACCGTGTGGGACAAGGACGACCGCTTCCTCGTCCGTGAATGCGCCGACTATCCGTTCTTCAACTCCCTCGACGTTTACTTCTACGGCAGCTTCAGCCTGATGGCTTTGATGCCGCGCCTCGACGGCGTGGTGATGAAGCGCTTCGGTGATGCTATTCTCGCCGTGAACGACAACCGTCGCCGTCACCACGAATACGTGAACCACCCGTTCGCTGACCTCCCGGACCCGAAACTAGAAGGCCCGCGCGCTGTTCGCGGCGCCGTGATTCACGACCTCGGAAGCCCCTTCGACGCCGAACCCGATGCCTACGACTGGCACAACGTGAAGGAATGGAAGGATCTCGCTCCGAAGTACGTGCTGATGGTGCTGCGCCACTACGTGAAGACGCAAGACAAGCAGAACTTGCAGGATTGCAAGGAAGCCGTCTACGCCGCCATGCAGTACCTTGAAAAGATGGTGAACGAGGGCGAAAACTTCCCGCTCACCCACGGTACCGACGACACGTTCGACAACCTCTCCAGCCACGGCATTTCCGTGTACTGCGGCAGCCTCTGGATTGCAGGCCTCCGCGCCGCCGCCAAGATTGCCGAAATCCTCGGAGATAAGGCACAGGCCGACACCTGGAACGCCAAGGCCGATGCCGCCAACAAGGAATTCGACGAAGCTCTGTGGGACGAAGCCGAAGGCTACTACCACTTCTTCGTGACCCCGATGGAAGCGAAGGATGTGGTTGCAGACAAGCTCCCGCAACTCGCCGACGCCATCAAGGAAACGCTTGCCATCGACGGCAACAACGTGAAGGCCGCCCTCAAGACCATCAACGAATGGCTGAACGCAGGCGTTATCCCGAGCGACGTGGAACTTTCCAAGAACGAACTCCGCGGCCTCAAGAAGGCATGGCTCACCGCCCAGTGCAAGGACGCCTTTACCGCCAGCTGGAACGCAAAGATTGCCAACGACTGCGACGACGTATTTGCCGACACGATGCTCGCCGACACGTACCTCCGCCTGCTGGGTCTCAAGCCCATCAGCGACGAGAAGAAGGCCAAGGCCAACCTGCTCCGTGTCTTCAACACGAACTACAAGGCAAACAGCCCGCTCATCGGTGCCGCAAACCTTGTTCGTAAGGACGGCTCTCCGCTCGACGAATTCAACTTCCAGGCTCACGACGTGTGGATTGGTATTCAGTACAGCATCATGTGCGCCATGATGCACCACGGCCTCGAGAAGCAGGCTGCCGACATGGGCGATTCCATGATCCGCAACCTCTACGAAGAAGCCCGCATTCCGTTCGCCGCACCGGAAGGATTCAACGGCTCCTGCCGCCTGCACCCGGAAGCACTTGTGAAGGCCTTCGGCCTCAGCGCCACCGCCGCCGACAAGATGCACAAGGAACTCCTGAAGAAGGGCGCCCTCCTTGCCGACAGCCGCATCAGTCCGAAGCTCCCGCGCAACTTGCCCGCCTTCACCAAGGCATTCGGCAGCATCGCGAAGGCCAATAAGGTTGAAGCAAGCGCACTGTTCATGCTGCTCCACAGCACGGCACTCAAGTACACCGCTGGTAAGTACTTCCGCCCGGGTATGATCTTCGCACTTCTATAA
- a CDS encoding NADH-quinone oxidoreductase subunit N, whose protein sequence is MFSIPNFVIPDLLLLLFPFIVIGSRLFCSDRSKVPWRIGNIGFILIFILLNLIPLTGGAGRFFITNWHIDTFGVLMREVLMVSAILGIWLAKDYFDHSGDGKPAMHQIAEFIGTVAFATFGGFTVVSACDMLTFFLGLEIATIPMYALAAWNKRDQYGSEAATKYILMGSVATAFELFGFSYLYGFAGSIHFEAIQQAIAAGTSPLLWIAVLFLFAGIGFKLTLFPFYTWAPDVYEGAPTPVTAILSVTSKATAIAFLVMLVYGPLAPIQEQIAPFIALLAGTTLFVGNLGALKQSRLRRFMAYSSIAQAGYIMVALLGPAATAKTAIIYYLFVYAVSNYLAFFIFGIIGHHREETFNSLRGLSKQKPMLAIALAVAMFSLAGIPPLAGFFGKFHLFFSGASTGHYGIVAFAVLNNVLALYYYLQLIKSAWIDETDEHLNPLRMTKRQRGVIGLLTVAVIVLGALPFLSDNIFAGFTF, encoded by the coding sequence ATGTTCAGCATTCCCAATTTTGTCATTCCCGATTTGCTGCTTCTGCTCTTCCCGTTTATCGTGATCGGAAGCAGGCTGTTCTGTTCTGACCGTTCCAAGGTTCCTTGGAGAATCGGAAACATCGGATTCATTCTGATTTTCATCCTGCTGAACCTGATTCCGCTTACAGGCGGAGCCGGCAGATTCTTCATCACCAACTGGCACATCGATACCTTTGGCGTTTTAATGCGCGAAGTCTTGATGGTGTCTGCCATTCTCGGCATTTGGCTTGCTAAAGACTACTTTGACCACAGTGGCGACGGTAAGCCCGCCATGCACCAGATTGCAGAATTCATCGGTACAGTCGCATTCGCCACCTTCGGCGGATTTACGGTGGTTTCGGCCTGCGATATGCTCACGTTCTTCTTGGGCCTCGAAATCGCAACCATCCCGATGTACGCTCTTGCTGCCTGGAACAAGCGCGACCAATACGGCTCCGAAGCCGCGACCAAGTACATTTTGATGGGCTCTGTCGCGACCGCCTTCGAACTGTTCGGGTTCAGCTACCTTTACGGCTTTGCCGGTTCCATCCATTTCGAAGCGATCCAGCAAGCCATCGCCGCAGGCACCTCTCCCCTGCTGTGGATTGCGGTGCTGTTCCTGTTCGCAGGCATCGGCTTCAAGCTGACTTTGTTCCCGTTCTACACTTGGGCACCCGATGTCTACGAAGGCGCCCCGACTCCGGTAACCGCCATTCTCTCGGTGACCTCGAAGGCAACCGCGATTGCGTTCCTCGTGATGCTCGTTTACGGCCCGCTCGCTCCGATTCAGGAACAGATTGCCCCGTTCATCGCATTGCTTGCCGGAACAACGCTCTTTGTCGGTAACCTCGGCGCCCTCAAGCAGAGCAGGCTTCGTCGCTTCATGGCTTACAGCTCGATTGCCCAGGCCGGCTACATCATGGTCGCCCTGCTCGGTCCGGCAGCCACCGCAAAGACCGCTATCATTTACTACCTGTTCGTGTATGCGGTTTCGAACTACCTCGCCTTCTTTATCTTCGGCATCATCGGGCACCACCGCGAAGAAACGTTCAATTCTCTGCGCGGGCTTTCCAAGCAGAAGCCGATGCTTGCAATCGCACTGGCCGTTGCCATGTTCAGCTTGGCTGGCATTCCGCCGCTTGCAGGTTTCTTCGGTAAGTTCCACCTGTTCTTCAGCGGGGCATCTACCGGACATTACGGCATCGTGGCATTCGCAGTCCTCAACAACGTGCTCGCGCTGTATTATTACTTGCAGCTGATCAAGAGCGCCTGGATTGACGAGACCGACGAACACCTGAATCCGCTCCGCATGACCAAGCGCCAGCGCGGTGTGATTGGGCTCTTGACGGTTGCCGTGATTGTGTTGGGTGCGTTACCATTCTTAAGTGATAATATTTTTGCAGGCTTTACTTTTTAA
- a CDS encoding NuoM family protein — MDTLLFNLIWIIPLFTVLVCAPISSQKESLLKTIHAVSGTFVLLLVGYLTYRLYTLGIDSAAKESAPLLLHYYMDIPWLHAFNAHYAVGADGLNMFLLFLTAVIVWAGILVSWHIKGNQKVFFALIQLLATSVYGVFMSMDLVLFFVFYEMEALCMYLMIAGYGSGRKDYGGKKLTLTLAFGSSMILATLFGLYFESGINSFSLVELSKVTLPMDYQMWAFPLMFMGFAVSSSLFPFHFWSPDGHSAAPTAVSMLAAGVMMKMGAYGCLRVAMFLMPEAAKIWLPYVVALLIFNVVLGPFIALRHKDLKYITAYSSISHLGLIFLGLAAMTPVGLRGASLQMISHGFLTGLFFATIGMIYERTHTRDITEMGGIMRKLPFLGVGFVIAGFAGLGLPGFSGFIAESNIFIGAFQQDSTLTRVVTVLAILSITTTAVYILQTANRMLHGNMPAKYETLTDACFREKLVVVVLVACLLLIGVFPGWIADMLDQSIAPIFTKIGL, encoded by the coding sequence ATGGATACTTTGCTTTTTAACCTCATCTGGATTATCCCGCTTTTCACGGTCTTAGTCTGCGCACCGATTTCTTCGCAAAAGGAATCCCTACTCAAGACGATTCACGCCGTCTCGGGAACTTTCGTGTTGCTGCTTGTCGGCTACCTTACCTACAGGCTCTACACGCTTGGCATCGACTCTGCCGCCAAGGAATCTGCGCCGCTTTTGCTCCATTACTACATGGACATTCCGTGGTTGCACGCCTTTAACGCCCATTATGCCGTCGGCGCCGACGGTCTGAACATGTTCTTGCTGTTCCTCACCGCTGTCATTGTCTGGGCAGGCATTCTGGTGAGCTGGCATATCAAGGGCAACCAAAAGGTATTCTTCGCACTCATCCAGCTGCTCGCTACAAGCGTCTACGGCGTGTTCATGAGCATGGACTTGGTGCTGTTCTTCGTGTTCTACGAAATGGAAGCGCTCTGCATGTACCTGATGATTGCAGGCTACGGTTCCGGCCGCAAGGACTACGGCGGTAAAAAACTGACGTTGACGCTTGCCTTCGGATCTTCCATGATTCTGGCAACGCTGTTCGGACTTTATTTCGAAAGCGGAATCAACAGCTTCAGCCTTGTGGAACTTTCCAAGGTCACGCTCCCGATGGATTACCAGATGTGGGCTTTCCCGCTCATGTTCATGGGTTTCGCAGTTTCCAGTTCCTTGTTCCCGTTCCATTTCTGGAGCCCGGACGGTCACTCGGCCGCACCGACTGCGGTTTCGATGCTTGCCGCCGGCGTGATGATGAAGATGGGTGCCTACGGCTGCTTGCGCGTTGCCATGTTCCTGATGCCGGAAGCCGCCAAGATTTGGCTCCCGTACGTAGTGGCACTCTTAATCTTTAACGTGGTACTTGGCCCCTTCATTGCGCTCCGCCACAAAGATCTCAAGTACATTACGGCCTACAGTTCCATTAGCCACTTGGGCCTCATCTTCTTGGGTCTCGCTGCCATGACTCCTGTGGGTCTTCGCGGTGCATCTCTCCAGATGATTTCTCACGGATTCTTGACGGGACTCTTCTTCGCAACGATTGGTATGATTTACGAACGCACGCATACCCGCGACATTACCGAAATGGGCGGCATTATGCGCAAGCTCCCGTTCCTCGGCGTGGGCTTTGTGATTGCTGGCTTTGCGGGCCTTGGCCTGCCGGGCTTCAGCGGATTCATTGCCGAAAGCAACATCTTTATCGGAGCCTTCCAGCAAGACTCTACGCTGACGCGCGTGGTGACCGTGCTTGCAATCCTTTCAATTACGACGACCGCCGTTTACATCCTGCAGACGGCAAACCGCATGTTGCACGGCAACATGCCCGCCAAGTACGAAACGCTTACCGACGCTTGTTTCCGCGAAAAACTCGTAGTGGTTGTTCTTGTGGCATGTTTACTTTTGATTGGCGTTTTCCCCGGATGGATTGCAGACATGCTTGACCAAAGCATCGCCCCCATCTTTACCAAGATAGGTTTATAA
- the nuoL gene encoding NADH-quinone oxidoreductase subunit L, translated as MINDVSISYLIFLMPLLVFAVNGLFLGRKSDKAAATFAVIGNGIAMISALIVAVHYFSSTFAPQKAVLFNIPFLKFADHFAANIGLLIDPLSVMMLVVVTVISFLVNIYSIGYMKGDRSAGRFFALLSLFSFSMLGLVAATNIFQMFIFWELVGVSSYLLIGFWYHKPSAVSASKQAFILTRFADSFFLLGIVIVSYVVQSFDFFALNGLTLSVFKEQTIDLGLMVVSKADALVIGSILIFTGGWGKSAMFPMHIWLPNAMEGPTPVSSIIHSATMVVAGVYLVARLFPFFAVCGNSLTLIMWVGAFTMIFAAVIACTQKDIKRILAYSTLSQLGYMMFALGACKIGDAVITTGWTASTFHIFTHAFFKCALFLIAGSLIHQVHTNDLDAMGGLRKKMPLTYWSSLICVLAIAGIPPFSGFFSKDEIILAAFQGHHYVVFGLALLTSGLTTFYMFRLFFLAFHGAPRCKSVAEGHVHEDFFMTLPIVILAVPALLSGLLGKGLFEHYFVPGRLRVPQLVMLPHAEWIPYAAVGVAAVALLIAWFFYASPKAKIERALDDTNRSGLYKIVYHKFYFDEMYYAVVRQFVIGGIARVARFIQDYIIEGILAFVVWFTHKLGDLVRYAQSGNLSFYLGTLIVGVILWRFLGQLPI; from the coding sequence ATGATTAACGACGTTTCCATCAGCTATTTAATCTTCTTGATGCCGCTTTTGGTCTTTGCGGTTAACGGTCTTTTCCTCGGCCGCAAATCGGACAAGGCTGCAGCCACATTTGCAGTCATCGGCAACGGCATCGCCATGATTTCGGCATTGATCGTCGCCGTACACTATTTCAGTTCGACATTTGCCCCGCAAAAGGCGGTTCTCTTCAACATTCCGTTCCTCAAGTTTGCAGATCACTTTGCCGCAAACATCGGACTTTTGATTGACCCGCTTTCGGTCATGATGCTCGTGGTTGTCACGGTGATTTCGTTCCTCGTGAATATCTACAGCATTGGCTACATGAAGGGCGACCGCAGTGCCGGCCGATTCTTTGCATTGCTTTCGCTGTTCAGCTTCAGCATGCTCGGGCTCGTTGCTGCCACCAACATTTTCCAGATGTTTATCTTCTGGGAACTCGTGGGTGTATCCAGCTATCTGCTGATCGGTTTCTGGTATCACAAGCCCTCGGCCGTGAGCGCTTCGAAGCAAGCATTCATCCTCACCCGCTTTGCCGACAGTTTCTTCTTGCTCGGCATCGTGATCGTGAGCTATGTGGTGCAGAGTTTCGACTTTTTTGCCCTCAATGGCCTTACCTTGAGCGTTTTCAAGGAACAAACCATTGACTTGGGCCTGATGGTGGTCAGCAAGGCAGACGCCCTCGTTATCGGTTCCATTCTCATCTTTACCGGTGGCTGGGGCAAGTCGGCCATGTTCCCGATGCATATCTGGCTTCCAAACGCCATGGAAGGTCCGACTCCGGTGTCTTCGATCATCCACAGTGCCACCATGGTGGTCGCTGGCGTTTACCTGGTCGCAAGACTCTTCCCGTTCTTCGCCGTCTGTGGCAATTCGCTCACGCTCATTATGTGGGTGGGCGCCTTCACCATGATTTTCGCCGCGGTCATTGCCTGCACGCAAAAAGACATCAAGCGCATTCTCGCCTACTCCACGCTTTCTCAGCTGGGCTACATGATGTTTGCACTTGGCGCCTGCAAGATTGGCGATGCCGTCATTACCACCGGCTGGACAGCCTCCACCTTCCACATCTTTACGCACGCCTTCTTCAAGTGCGCCCTGTTCTTGATTGCAGGTAGCTTGATTCACCAGGTGCATACGAATGATTTGGATGCCATGGGCGGCCTCCGCAAGAAAATGCCGCTCACCTATTGGAGCAGCCTCATTTGCGTACTCGCCATCGCAGGCATTCCGCCGTTCTCCGGATTCTTCTCGAAGGACGAGATCATCTTGGCAGCCTTCCAGGGTCACCATTACGTGGTATTCGGTCTGGCTCTCCTCACGAGCGGTCTTACCACCTTCTACATGTTCCGTCTGTTCTTCCTCGCCTTCCATGGAGCACCGCGTTGCAAGTCCGTTGCCGAAGGCCATGTGCACGAAGACTTCTTCATGACGCTTCCGATCGTGATTCTTGCCGTGCCCGCCCTGTTGAGCGGTCTCCTGGGCAAGGGACTCTTCGAACACTACTTTGTGCCGGGTAGGCTTCGCGTGCCGCAGCTCGTGATGCTTCCCCACGCCGAATGGATTCCGTACGCAGCTGTCGGTGTTGCCGCTGTCGCCCTTTTGATTGCCTGGTTCTTCTACGCAAGCCCGAAGGCAAAAATCGAGCGTGCGCTTGACGACACCAACCGAAGCGGACTCTACAAGATCGTTTATCATAAGTTCTACTTTGACGAAATGTACTACGCCGTGGTTCGCCAGTTCGTGATTGGCGGCATCGCCCGCGTGGCACGCTTTATTCAAGACTATATTATCGAAGGAATCCTCGCGTTTGTCGTGTGGTTCACGCACAAGCTCGGCGACCTCGTGCGCTACGCACAGAGCGGAAACCTGAGTTTTTACCTGGGCACGCTTATTGTCGGCGTGATCCTGTGGCGTTTCTTGGGGCAGCTTCCTATTTAA
- the nuoK gene encoding NADH-quinone oxidoreductase subunit NuoK, with amino-acid sequence MTLMNCLILAFLLFGIGVWGLMRRRHLIGMLISIELMLNAANINFISFAYFSASDSTAGALFSIFVIAVTACEMAIALAIIVSMYRRYKSLDVEQLRDLHD; translated from the coding sequence ATGACTTTAATGAATTGCCTTATTCTTGCTTTCTTGCTGTTTGGTATTGGCGTGTGGGGCTTAATGCGCCGCCGTCACCTGATTGGCATGCTGATTTCGATCGAACTCATGCTGAATGCAGCGAACATTAACTTTATTTCGTTTGCCTACTTTAGCGCGAGCGACTCCACCGCAGGCGCCCTGTTCAGCATCTTCGTGATTGCCGTGACCGCCTGTGAAATGGCAATTGCCCTTGCCATTATCGTGTCGATGTACCGCCGCTACAAGAGTCTGGACGTTGAACAGTTGAGGGACCTCCATGATTAA
- a CDS encoding NADH-quinone oxidoreductase subunit J yields MLASLSNLIPQNVAFPTGGMDLAFYVVAFIILVTAVCTVAVKNILQSAVFLIFSFVATAILYLLLHAEFTALAQVMVYVGGVVIFVVFTILLTSRLGEDAFAVKIPRIFAAFALSIIFVLVMVKCLLPIEGLSSGAVAAPEGYASLKAFAFRLLGYGEDGFVIPFEVVSILLLMTLICAITIARKGKEDEE; encoded by the coding sequence ATGCTTGCATCGCTTTCCAATTTAATCCCGCAAAATGTCGCCTTCCCCACTGGCGGAATGGATTTGGCATTTTACGTGGTCGCCTTCATTATTCTTGTAACGGCTGTTTGCACGGTCGCGGTCAAGAACATTTTGCAAAGCGCCGTATTCCTGATTTTCAGCTTCGTCGCTACAGCAATCCTTTACCTGCTCTTGCATGCGGAATTTACCGCACTCGCCCAGGTGATGGTCTATGTGGGCGGCGTCGTGATTTTCGTGGTATTCACGATTCTACTCACAAGCCGCCTCGGCGAAGACGCCTTCGCAGTGAAGATTCCGAGAATTTTCGCCGCATTTGCGCTCTCGATTATCTTTGTTCTTGTGATGGTCAAGTGCCTGCTTCCGATCGAAGGACTTTCGAGCGGAGCTGTGGCCGCGCCCGAAGGCTACGCCTCGCTGAAGGCATTCGCATTTAGATTGCTTGGCTACGGCGAAGACGGATTCGTGATTCCGTTCGAAGTCGTGAGTATCCTTCTCTTGATGACCTTGATTTGTGCCATCACGATTGCCCGCAAAGGCAAGGAGGACGAAGAATGA
- a CDS encoding 4Fe-4S binding protein has product MQERLSTRRYIKRYLKRCITGPWSLICGLSVSLKYFFDPRRIVTEQYPENRKTLKMHERYRGRLEMIEDAEGNNHCTACGMCERACPNASINVLSTKNIAGKKVLGRYVYHFASCTQCGLCVEACPFGAIRMSQAFEVATTDPNTLEMILNKKEGQG; this is encoded by the coding sequence ATGCAAGAAAGACTTTCAACACGTAGATACATCAAGCGTTACCTGAAGCGCTGCATTACGGGCCCGTGGAGCCTGATTTGCGGTCTCTCCGTTTCGCTCAAGTATTTCTTTGACCCCAGACGCATCGTGACCGAGCAGTATCCTGAAAACAGGAAGACGCTCAAGATGCACGAACGTTACCGCGGCCGCCTCGAAATGATCGAAGACGCCGAAGGCAACAACCACTGCACCGCTTGCGGCATGTGCGAACGCGCCTGCCCGAACGCCTCGATCAACGTGCTTTCGACCAAGAATATCGCCGGCAAAAAGGTGCTCGGTCGCTATGTTTACCACTTTGCGAGCTGCACCCAGTGCGGGCTCTGCGTGGAAGCCTGCCCGTTTGGCGCTATCCGCATGAGCCAGGCATTCGAAGTCGCCACCACCGACCCGAATACGCTCGAAATGATTCTTAATAAAAAGGAGGGCCAAGGCTAA